The following coding sequences lie in one Paenibacillus durus ATCC 35681 genomic window:
- a CDS encoding calcium-translocating P-type ATPase, SERCA-type, with protein MEQKSWHRLSSEELQKIFAVSPQRGLGDEEAEERLKEKGLNELSEGEKISPLTLLLNQFKDFMVLVLMGATLVSGLLGEYLDAVTIVAIIVLNGVLGFVQEFRAERSLRALKQLSAPSAKALRGGTVQHIPAKLLVPGDIVLLESGDRVPADVRWFACSALYCEESALTGESLPVSKHSEPIHAEEVPLGDQKNIGFMGTMVTRGTGRAIVVRTGMDTEMGKIAGLIQSTDTQETPLQRRLEQLGKILIYVSLALTIVVVIAGILHGQPAVSMFLAGVSLAVAAIPEGLPAIVTIALALGVQRMIKRKAIVRKLPSVETLGCASVICSDKTGTLTQNKMTVTRVWSGGRSFDVTGEGYAPIGAILDKGKPADLKHDQSLRRLLQIGALCNNAEIYETASAETRSKRKDKAKGKGGEGETKPSTAQVWELKGDPTEGALVALSAKMGLTASALAVTFNRDKEFPFDSERKLMSVTVTHPGGRMVCTKGAPDVLLSRCSYMLWEGQVVPCTPTLRQKALAANEAMASDALRVLGLAYRELRSNEQANSEKDAESQLVFAGLAGMIDPPRREVRDAISVTRRAGIKTVMITGDHGTTAEAIAGQLGILQRGGKVLTGSQLSRLDDDALDKLSDSVSVYARVSPEHKLRIVKSLQRNGHVVAMTGDGVNDAPAIKAADIGIAMGITGTDVSKEASALVLGDDNFSTIVSAIEEGRSIYENIRKFIRYLLASNVGEILTMFFAMMLGLPLPLVPIQILWVNLVTDGLPAMALGVDQPEKDLMEHKPRGASENIFARRLGWKIISRGILIGLCTLVAFWLTLRVAPADPARLVQAQSVAFATLVMAQLFHVFDCRSSRSVFHRNPFQNKYLVLAVLSSVLLMLAVMYIPALQPIFKTVPLGFRDWSLCLVASGIPTFLMGAASVLGGKHSRKRLRAGGAGGGRSLPKSTKISA; from the coding sequence ATGGAACAAAAAAGTTGGCACCGGCTCAGCAGCGAAGAGCTGCAGAAGATATTCGCGGTTTCGCCGCAGCGGGGCCTTGGCGATGAGGAGGCTGAAGAAAGACTCAAGGAGAAGGGGCTAAACGAGCTGTCGGAGGGCGAAAAAATATCCCCGCTGACGCTGCTGCTCAATCAGTTCAAGGATTTCATGGTCCTGGTGCTGATGGGGGCAACGCTTGTATCGGGGCTGCTGGGCGAATATCTGGATGCGGTCACGATTGTCGCCATTATCGTCCTAAACGGGGTGCTCGGGTTCGTCCAGGAGTTTCGCGCGGAGCGCTCGCTGCGGGCGCTCAAGCAGCTGTCCGCGCCTTCGGCAAAAGCGCTGCGGGGCGGCACCGTACAACATATCCCGGCGAAGCTGCTCGTTCCCGGCGACATCGTGCTGCTCGAGAGCGGCGACCGGGTTCCCGCCGATGTGCGCTGGTTCGCATGCAGCGCGCTGTACTGCGAGGAATCCGCATTGACCGGGGAATCGCTGCCGGTCTCCAAACATTCGGAGCCGATCCATGCGGAGGAAGTTCCGCTGGGCGATCAGAAGAACATCGGCTTTATGGGCACGATGGTAACCCGGGGAACGGGCAGGGCGATTGTGGTCCGTACCGGAATGGATACGGAAATGGGCAAAATCGCGGGCCTGATCCAGAGCACCGACACTCAGGAAACGCCACTTCAGCGTCGGCTGGAGCAGCTTGGTAAAATTCTGATCTACGTCTCGCTCGCCCTGACCATAGTTGTTGTGATCGCCGGGATCTTGCATGGCCAGCCGGCGGTGTCGATGTTTCTGGCAGGGGTCAGCCTTGCGGTTGCCGCGATTCCTGAGGGGCTGCCCGCGATCGTCACCATCGCGCTTGCTCTCGGTGTGCAGCGGATGATCAAGCGCAAGGCGATTGTGCGCAAGCTGCCCTCGGTGGAGACGCTGGGCTGCGCGTCCGTTATCTGTTCCGACAAGACTGGAACACTGACGCAGAATAAAATGACGGTAACCCGCGTCTGGAGCGGAGGGCGCAGCTTTGATGTCACTGGTGAAGGGTATGCGCCGATTGGGGCAATTCTCGACAAGGGCAAGCCAGCGGATCTAAAGCATGATCAGAGCCTGCGAAGATTGCTTCAAATTGGCGCGTTGTGCAACAATGCGGAGATTTACGAGACGGCTTCTGCCGAGACGAGGAGCAAACGTAAAGATAAAGCCAAGGGGAAAGGCGGCGAAGGAGAGACGAAGCCGTCCACAGCCCAGGTTTGGGAGCTCAAAGGCGACCCGACTGAGGGGGCGCTTGTAGCGCTGTCCGCGAAGATGGGGTTGACCGCATCGGCGCTGGCCGTAACTTTCAACAGAGACAAGGAATTTCCGTTTGACTCCGAACGCAAGCTGATGTCGGTGACCGTGACCCATCCCGGCGGCCGCATGGTCTGCACCAAGGGAGCGCCCGATGTGCTGCTGAGCCGCTGTTCGTATATGCTGTGGGAGGGCCAGGTTGTACCCTGCACACCGACCCTGCGGCAAAAGGCGCTGGCCGCGAACGAAGCGATGGCTTCGGACGCCCTCCGCGTGCTCGGTCTGGCTTACCGGGAGCTGCGGTCTAATGAGCAAGCTAATTCAGAGAAGGATGCCGAAAGCCAACTGGTCTTCGCCGGGCTCGCCGGCATGATCGATCCGCCGCGCCGTGAGGTGCGGGATGCGATCAGCGTCACCCGGCGGGCGGGCATCAAGACGGTGATGATCACCGGCGATCACGGCACCACCGCCGAGGCGATTGCGGGTCAGCTCGGCATCCTTCAGCGCGGGGGCAAAGTGCTGACAGGCAGCCAGCTGTCGCGGCTGGACGACGATGCGCTCGACAAATTGTCGGATAGTGTTAGCGTATACGCCCGCGTATCGCCCGAGCACAAGCTGCGCATCGTGAAGTCGCTGCAGCGTAACGGCCATGTCGTCGCCATGACGGGCGACGGAGTGAACGACGCTCCGGCCATCAAGGCAGCGGACATCGGCATTGCCATGGGCATTACGGGAACAGATGTAAGCAAGGAAGCCTCGGCGCTCGTCTTAGGAGATGATAATTTCTCGACCATTGTGTCGGCAATAGAGGAAGGCCGGAGTATTTATGAGAATATCCGCAAATTCATCCGGTATTTGCTCGCTTCGAATGTCGGCGAGATTCTGACGATGTTCTTTGCGATGATGCTCGGTCTGCCGCTTCCGCTTGTGCCGATTCAGATACTATGGGTCAATCTGGTCACGGACGGCCTGCCCGCCATGGCGCTTGGCGTTGACCAGCCCGAGAAGGATTTGATGGAACACAAGCCGCGCGGGGCGAGTGAGAATATCTTCGCCCGCCGGCTCGGCTGGAAGATCATCAGCCGCGGCATTCTGATCGGGCTGTGCACGCTGGTAGCCTTCTGGCTGACACTCCGCGTAGCTCCGGCTGATCCGGCCCGGCTTGTCCAGGCGCAGTCGGTGGCGTTCGCGACCCTCGTAATGGCCCAGCTGTTTCATGTATTCGACTGCCGGAGCTCGCGCTCCGTGTTCCACCGGAACCCGTTCCAGAATAAATACCTGGTGCTCGCGGTGCTCTCATCCGTATTGCTCATGCTGGCGGTGATGTACATCCCGGCGCTACAGCCTATATTCAAGACCGTGCCTCTCGGCTTCAGAGACTGGTCGCTGTGCCTGGTCGCCTCCGGCATTCCGACCTTCCTGATGGGCGCGGCCAGCGTCCTCGGCGGGAAGCACAGCCGGAAGCGTCTCCGCGCTGGCGGCGCCGGCGGCGGACGGAGCCTGCCGAAAAGTACAAAAATTTCGGCATAA
- the dapF gene encoding diaminopimelate epimerase, which yields MEFTKMHGLGNDFIVVFGEKSLPDNAAELAVKLCNRFFGIGADGLVYILPSERGDYMMRIINSDGSEAEQCGNAIRCVAKYVYDHGYVKSEQIVIETIGAGEQKVKLQVKNGKVETVTVDMGEPVLAGPKIPVNIDAEPVLGQPIETDGQEFTFTAVSMGNPHCVIYVEDAVNFDLTTWGPKLEVHPLFPRKVNVEFATVKNRGWIDMRVWERGAGPTLACGTGACATLVSSVLNGVSDRAAWVSLKGGDLYIEWNEEDNHVYMTGPAEAVYTGTVEV from the coding sequence ATGGAATTTACCAAAATGCACGGACTCGGCAATGACTTCATCGTCGTATTCGGCGAGAAGTCGCTGCCGGACAACGCGGCTGAGCTGGCCGTTAAATTATGCAATCGGTTCTTCGGCATCGGAGCAGACGGACTCGTATATATTCTGCCCTCGGAACGCGGGGACTACATGATGCGGATTATCAATTCCGACGGCTCTGAAGCGGAGCAGTGCGGCAACGCCATCCGTTGCGTCGCGAAATATGTGTACGACCACGGGTATGTGAAATCGGAGCAAATCGTCATAGAAACGATCGGCGCGGGCGAACAGAAGGTTAAGCTGCAGGTGAAGAACGGTAAAGTCGAGACGGTAACAGTCGATATGGGCGAGCCCGTACTGGCTGGTCCCAAAATTCCCGTAAACATTGACGCCGAGCCGGTGCTGGGCCAGCCGATCGAGACGGACGGACAGGAGTTCACTTTTACTGCTGTGTCGATGGGCAACCCGCACTGTGTGATTTACGTAGAAGACGCTGTTAACTTCGATCTGACGACCTGGGGACCTAAGCTGGAAGTTCATCCCCTGTTCCCCCGCAAGGTAAACGTTGAATTTGCCACCGTAAAAAATCGCGGATGGATCGACATGCGCGTATGGGAACGGGGAGCCGGCCCTACACTGGCCTGCGGAACCGGAGCCTGCGCCACGCTTGTATCTTCCGTGCTTAATGGAGTGAGCGACCGTGCGGCATGGGTAAGCCTGAAGGGCGGCGATCTGTACATTGAATGGAATGAAGAAGACAATCATGTGTATATGACAGGCCCGGCCGAAGCGGTTTATACGGGTACTGTTGAAGTGTAA
- a CDS encoding spore germination protein, with protein MSAEKTTKRGKPGGGTGGDAPRAGVVRAISEELTETLDRIEGELGGSPDLKIRKLVIGAELPIRAAVVHISGLADDKTINDFVIGSLTRVNQASGQVPDDGSESLLEFVMERVLESGDAEIKEDWNDIVLAILSGDTAILLNGCASAILCATRGGENRAIAEPSMQLVLRGPKDSFVESIGTNISLVRRRIKTPKLWMEHLTVGDASKTHVAMLFIQGTVDDKLVDEVRTRINKIKIDAILESGYIEELIEDKTFSPFPTIYNTERPDVVAANLLEGRVVLIVDGTPFALILPAVFTQFFQSPADYSQRVDIAILMRLIRYGSFLILLFGPSMYIALTTFHYEMIPTVLLISLLAQRENVPFPAFVEALLMEGVFEILREAGIRMPRAVGQTVSVVGGLILGQAAVEAGFVTPAMVIVVALTGIASFAIPAYNMSIAGRIVRFGFMLLAGMFGFYGITLGMIVTIAHMNSLRSFGIPYLSPFVPLSIREQQDAVLRLPLWFIRPGTVSPARSGENQTEKGKLIDSGHEDNLAPAIQTKGETGLMDSQEPEKGG; from the coding sequence ATGAGCGCGGAGAAAACAACAAAGCGCGGTAAGCCGGGCGGCGGAACGGGCGGCGACGCTCCACGCGCCGGTGTTGTCCGCGCGATATCCGAAGAGCTGACCGAAACCCTTGACCGTATTGAAGGTGAGCTTGGAGGGAGCCCTGATCTGAAGATACGGAAGCTGGTGATAGGAGCCGAACTGCCAATTCGAGCAGCAGTCGTTCATATAAGCGGGCTGGCGGATGACAAAACCATTAACGATTTCGTAATCGGCTCATTAACCCGTGTGAATCAGGCCTCGGGGCAGGTACCGGACGACGGAAGCGAATCGCTGCTGGAATTTGTTATGGAACGGGTGCTGGAGTCGGGCGATGCCGAAATCAAAGAGGATTGGAATGACATTGTCCTGGCGATATTGTCGGGTGATACGGCCATATTGCTTAACGGATGCGCGAGCGCCATCTTGTGCGCGACGCGCGGCGGCGAGAACCGCGCAATCGCTGAACCATCCATGCAGCTTGTGCTGCGGGGTCCTAAGGACAGCTTCGTGGAGTCCATCGGTACGAATATCAGTCTTGTCCGCCGCCGAATCAAGACGCCGAAGCTGTGGATGGAGCATTTAACCGTCGGGGACGCAAGCAAGACTCATGTTGCGATGTTGTTCATACAAGGGACAGTCGATGACAAACTGGTCGATGAGGTCCGAACTAGAATAAACAAAATCAAAATCGATGCGATCCTGGAGTCGGGATATATCGAGGAACTGATAGAGGACAAGACATTCTCGCCTTTTCCTACCATTTACAATACCGAGAGACCGGATGTGGTGGCAGCCAATCTTCTTGAAGGCCGTGTGGTGCTCATCGTTGACGGGACGCCCTTTGCTCTGATACTGCCTGCGGTGTTTACTCAATTTTTTCAATCTCCGGCAGACTACTCCCAGCGGGTCGATATAGCGATCCTGATGCGTCTTATCCGTTACGGCAGCTTTCTTATTCTGCTGTTCGGGCCTTCCATGTATATTGCTTTGACTACTTTTCATTATGAAATGATCCCCACCGTGCTGTTAATCAGTCTGCTGGCGCAGCGTGAGAATGTCCCGTTTCCGGCGTTTGTCGAAGCTCTGCTAATGGAAGGAGTGTTTGAAATATTGCGGGAGGCAGGCATTCGCATGCCTAGAGCCGTAGGCCAGACGGTGTCTGTGGTCGGAGGTCTAATTCTGGGCCAGGCGGCGGTGGAGGCCGGTTTTGTCACTCCCGCTATGGTAATCGTAGTAGCACTGACAGGGATCGCAAGCTTTGCCATTCCCGCCTACAACATGTCCATTGCGGGAAGAATTGTAAGGTTTGGCTTTATGCTTCTTGCAGGCATGTTCGGATTTTACGGAATAACCTTAGGCATGATCGTGACGATTGCCCATATGAACAGTCTGCGATCCTTTGGCATTCCCTATTTGTCGCCTTTTGTTCCTTTGTCAATCCGAGAGCAGCAGGATGCCGTGTTAAGGCTTCCACTGTGGTTTATCCGGCCGGGAACCGTCTCGCCCGCCCGATCCGGAGAAAATCAAACGGAGAAGGGCAAGCTGATCGATTCAGGCCATGAGGACAATCTTGCTCCGGCTATTCAGACCAAGGGGGAGACAGGTCTTATGGATTCACAGGAACCTGAGAAGGGGGGATGA
- a CDS encoding Ger(x)C family spore germination protein — MRLQRIIAVIAAGCLLLLTGCWDSVELNRRAIVAGVAIDKGPSPEKKYMLSFQVIVADETTGKNSRGNSPVVLYTGTGRSMYEALSSASRQVARFLSLGHIRVIIISEEFAREGIKGIMDTLERESEARLTSLMFVSRGQSAKECMSLMTALGRIPANDLVGKVENTSSTFGYNFRMEVDDIIRGIQVPGGGALMNGVLVSGDKEKGKSNENMKKITPSAILRISGIAAFKGDKLVGWLDNGAAKGLALIQHRLTQSPTVIRKGDEVIVFNVFQNKLNLKTIAADPEHPAFIIRVTQQASIKELNGKIDLTNPIALRKAEAQLEESTKSDIMEAVKMARSMHSDYLGFGEAVERTNPRGWRKVKDHWDDAFARCKVEVEVKAVTQSTEMRSRSMQMPE, encoded by the coding sequence GTGAGACTACAGCGGATCATTGCGGTTATTGCCGCAGGCTGCCTTCTGCTGCTTACCGGCTGTTGGGACAGCGTAGAACTCAACCGGCGCGCGATCGTTGCCGGAGTGGCTATCGACAAAGGCCCGTCCCCTGAGAAGAAATACATGCTTTCGTTTCAGGTCATTGTGGCGGATGAGACTACCGGGAAGAACTCCAGGGGGAATTCTCCTGTAGTTCTCTATACCGGAACGGGCCGTTCCATGTACGAAGCTCTCTCGAGCGCTTCCCGGCAGGTCGCGCGATTTTTATCGTTAGGACATATCCGGGTGATAATCATTTCCGAGGAGTTTGCCCGCGAGGGAATCAAGGGAATCATGGATACTCTGGAGCGGGAGAGCGAGGCGCGGCTGACCAGCCTGATGTTCGTATCAAGAGGACAATCGGCCAAGGAATGCATGTCATTAATGACCGCGCTTGGCAGAATTCCGGCTAATGATCTGGTAGGCAAGGTTGAGAACACATCCAGTACCTTCGGTTATAATTTTCGGATGGAGGTTGACGACATTATTCGCGGAATTCAGGTTCCCGGAGGCGGGGCGCTGATGAACGGTGTCTTGGTATCGGGAGACAAAGAAAAGGGAAAATCCAATGAGAATATGAAGAAAATTACACCATCTGCCATATTGAGGATATCGGGAATAGCCGCATTTAAAGGAGATAAATTGGTGGGCTGGCTTGATAATGGTGCGGCGAAGGGACTTGCTCTTATTCAGCACAGGCTTACTCAGTCGCCTACAGTTATTAGGAAAGGCGACGAAGTCATCGTCTTTAATGTATTTCAGAATAAACTTAATCTCAAGACGATAGCTGCTGATCCGGAGCATCCGGCTTTTATTATCCGCGTTACACAACAAGCTTCAATTAAAGAGTTGAATGGCAAGATTGATCTAACGAATCCGATCGCACTGAGAAAAGCAGAGGCTCAGCTGGAGGAATCCACTAAATCAGATATTATGGAAGCTGTTAAAATGGCACGCAGCATGCATAGTGACTATCTGGGCTTTGGAGAGGCGGTGGAACGGACCAATCCCAGAGGATGGAGGAAGGTTAAAGACCACTGGGATGATGCTTTTGCAAGATGCAAGGTGGAAGTGGAGGTAAAGGCGGTAACACAGAGTACCGAAATGAGAAGCCGGTCTATGCAGATGCCAGAATAA
- a CDS encoding GerAB/ArcD/ProY family transporter yields MSEVKIGIFQCFTLTLLFDLGTAMVVNLGVDTGKDAWLAVLIGGIVGILPFMGYVYLYKAYPKDPLSRYARKLLGKYLGGVVALLFIVLFLMMAARDLRDGSTMLVMATMHRTPLFFVSLLMVLSCAYVAHKGVEVLARTSLLFGILVMLIGGFCGLMMLFSGKINLLRILPLFQNGVMPVIRSILIQNYMFPFGEMICFTMLMPYLMDSRRGPWMIIGAMLFSTLLLSLTTVLNLSVLGVDIVARSPLPLMPTISKISISDFIQRLDVLVVMVLIIGVFFKITVFYIAALVGISDLFGLPYRTMAYPAALIILVMSMLNARGFTEHLDEGKRLLYTVFPVFVLAIPALLIIITAVKRHRSAPRSD; encoded by the coding sequence ATGAGCGAGGTAAAGATCGGAATCTTTCAGTGCTTTACATTGACTCTATTATTCGATTTGGGTACGGCGATGGTGGTAAATCTGGGGGTGGATACCGGCAAAGACGCCTGGCTAGCCGTTCTGATCGGTGGAATTGTCGGAATTTTGCCGTTCATGGGATATGTATATCTGTATAAGGCATACCCCAAAGATCCATTAAGCCGATATGCGCGTAAACTTTTGGGAAAATATTTGGGCGGGGTGGTCGCGCTGCTATTTATCGTGTTGTTCCTGATGATGGCAGCCCGCGATTTGCGCGACGGCAGCACCATGCTGGTAATGGCGACAATGCACCGTACCCCGCTCTTTTTTGTCAGTCTGCTGATGGTTTTGTCCTGTGCCTATGTTGCCCATAAAGGTGTGGAAGTATTGGCGCGCACTTCGCTGCTGTTTGGGATTCTAGTCATGCTGATCGGGGGCTTCTGCGGTCTGATGATGTTATTTTCGGGCAAGATCAATCTGCTCAGAATCCTCCCGCTCTTTCAGAATGGAGTCATGCCGGTTATCCGGTCCATACTAATTCAAAACTATATGTTCCCTTTCGGGGAGATGATCTGCTTCACCATGCTAATGCCTTATCTCATGGACAGTCGGAGAGGGCCTTGGATGATAATAGGCGCCATGCTCTTTTCCACCCTGCTGCTTAGTTTAACAACGGTCTTGAACCTTTCGGTGCTGGGTGTCGATATTGTCGCCCGTTCGCCTTTGCCGTTAATGCCTACCATCAGCAAAATATCCATTTCCGACTTCATTCAGCGCTTGGATGTATTGGTGGTGATGGTGCTGATCATCGGGGTCTTTTTCAAAATCACAGTTTTTTACATAGCCGCGCTGGTCGGTATTTCCGATCTGTTCGGTCTGCCTTATCGGACGATGGCATATCCTGCGGCGCTGATTATCCTAGTTATGTCCATGCTCAACGCGCGCGGCTTTACCGAACATCTGGACGAGGGCAAGCGGCTGTTGTATACGGTGTTTCCCGTTTTTGTACTGGCAATTCCAGCGTTGCTGATTATTATCACAGCGGTCAAGCGTCACCGTTCGGCTCCCCGCTCGGATTGA
- a CDS encoding bifunctional homocysteine S-methyltransferase/methylenetetrahydrofolate reductase: MKLDLRSAWAAKVLVGDGAMGTFLYQKGFPVGISYEELNLTSPEVIEEVHRSYIEAGAELLESNTYSANYDKLSKFGLESKVEEINRAGIRIARQAAGSTGYVVGAVGSIRAGKRASLSASELKKYFGQQIGAMLEENVDGILLETFYDLEELHLALRTARKLSNLPVICQFAVDETAMTMDGLTLPEAFRILEDDGADVIGFNCRTGPIGVKRALGTLQGKLTLPVSVYPNAGMADYVDGHYKYGASPEYFGEMASVFAGMGCRIIGGCCGTTPQHIAEISAALTGYEPLPLPEPLPREKISVRIQESLADDSFADGGEPTLIDLVMERHTVIVELDPPRDLDISKFMKGAEALRRAGADALTLADNSLAVTRMCNMALGSLVQQKTGLRPLVHIACRDRNLIGTQSHLMGLDALDIDHVLAVTGDPARFGDLPGSSSVYDLTSFEIIRMIKQLNDGIAFSGKPLKQKAKFVTGAAFNPNVKHLGKAIERLEKKIAFGADYIMTQPVYDKELIHSIADSTAHLNIPIFIGIMPLASGRNAEYLHNEVPGIQLSEEVRSRMRGLEGEAGRAEGVAIAKELLDAATERFNGIYLMTPFMFYDMSVQLMEHVWAKSGRQLSPLFR; the protein is encoded by the coding sequence GTGAAGCTGGATTTGCGGTCTGCCTGGGCCGCCAAAGTGCTGGTCGGCGACGGGGCAATGGGAACCTTTTTGTATCAGAAAGGATTTCCCGTCGGCATTTCATATGAAGAATTGAATCTGACCTCGCCCGAGGTTATCGAAGAAGTGCATCGCAGCTATATTGAGGCGGGGGCGGAACTGCTGGAGAGCAATACGTATTCGGCCAATTACGATAAACTGTCCAAGTTCGGTCTGGAATCCAAGGTGGAGGAGATTAACCGGGCCGGCATCCGGATCGCCAGACAGGCCGCCGGCAGCACCGGATATGTTGTGGGCGCCGTAGGGTCGATCCGTGCAGGCAAGCGCGCCAGTCTGTCCGCTTCCGAATTAAAGAAATACTTCGGCCAGCAGATCGGCGCGATGCTTGAAGAGAATGTGGACGGTATCCTGCTCGAAACGTTCTACGACTTGGAGGAACTGCATCTGGCGCTCCGAACCGCGCGCAAGTTAAGCAATCTGCCCGTCATCTGCCAGTTCGCTGTCGATGAGACGGCGATGACGATGGACGGGCTTACGCTTCCGGAGGCATTCCGTATTCTCGAAGACGACGGCGCGGATGTTATCGGCTTCAACTGCCGCACAGGTCCCATAGGCGTCAAAAGAGCGCTCGGCACTCTCCAGGGCAAGCTGACGCTGCCGGTGTCGGTATATCCGAACGCGGGAATGGCCGACTATGTGGACGGTCACTACAAATACGGCGCATCGCCTGAATATTTCGGCGAGATGGCGAGCGTATTCGCCGGCATGGGCTGCCGGATCATTGGCGGCTGCTGCGGAACGACGCCGCAGCATATCGCCGAAATTTCGGCGGCGCTTACAGGCTACGAACCGCTCCCGCTGCCGGAGCCGTTGCCGCGGGAGAAGATAAGCGTCCGCATACAGGAAAGTCTTGCAGATGATTCCTTTGCAGACGGGGGAGAACCAACCCTTATCGATCTTGTGATGGAACGGCATACAGTGATCGTGGAGCTGGACCCGCCAAGGGACCTTGATATATCGAAATTCATGAAGGGTGCGGAAGCGCTGCGCAGGGCGGGCGCGGATGCGCTGACCCTCGCGGACAACTCGCTGGCTGTCACCCGGATGTGCAATATGGCGCTCGGCTCCCTGGTTCAGCAGAAGACGGGTTTGCGCCCGCTCGTGCATATCGCCTGCCGGGACCGTAATCTGATCGGCACCCAGTCGCATTTGATGGGCCTTGATGCGCTTGACATTGACCATGTGCTTGCCGTAACGGGCGACCCGGCGCGGTTCGGCGATCTGCCAGGTTCGAGCTCGGTGTATGATCTGACGTCATTCGAGATCATTCGGATGATCAAGCAGCTCAATGACGGCATTGCTTTTTCGGGGAAGCCGCTTAAGCAGAAGGCCAAATTTGTTACCGGGGCGGCGTTTAATCCTAACGTGAAGCACTTGGGCAAGGCAATCGAACGTCTGGAAAAGAAGATCGCATTCGGAGCCGACTATATCATGACCCAGCCGGTATATGACAAGGAATTGATTCATAGCATCGCAGATAGCACGGCACACCTGAACATCCCGATATTCATCGGCATCATGCCGCTGGCCAGCGGACGGAACGCCGAGTATCTTCATAACGAAGTGCCCGGCATTCAACTGTCCGAAGAAGTGCGCAGCCGGATGAGAGGGCTGGAGGGCGAAGCGGGAAGGGCCGAGGGCGTAGCGATCGCCAAGGAACTACTTGACGCTGCCACGGAACGCTTTAATGGCATTTATTTGATGACTCCATTCATGTTCTATGATATGAGCGTTCAACTTATGGAGCATGTATGGGCGAAGTCGGGACGCCAATTATCCCCCTTGTTTCGCTAG
- a CDS encoding YicC/YloC family endoribonuclease: MLFSMTGYGQSSRQYGGSKIVFEVKSVNHRYCEIVLRMPREWNGFEDTLRRTVQQYVRRGRVDVVINREHEENAGGPVLNRMAVKSYLAAAETLKKEFGVSGELGLADLLTLPGVMENGESALGTLPENGDSFQELLVNGLEESVKALVEMRAREGRFLAADIVERLSRLEELHGAMSAMAPATVIEFRDKLRQRLEALQDGTLPFDEHKFGMEIAIFADRSNIDEELTRLRSHFEQCRILLASGEPIGRKLDFLIQEMNRETNTIGSKCNHAGISSCVVEMKAELEKIREQAANME; the protein is encoded by the coding sequence ATGTTATTTAGCATGACCGGATACGGTCAATCGTCGAGGCAATATGGCGGCAGCAAGATCGTTTTCGAAGTCAAATCGGTGAATCACCGTTACTGCGAAATCGTGCTGCGGATGCCTCGGGAGTGGAACGGATTTGAGGACACGCTGCGAAGGACAGTCCAGCAATACGTCAGACGCGGCCGGGTGGATGTGGTTATCAACAGGGAGCACGAAGAGAACGCAGGCGGGCCGGTTCTGAACCGCATGGCCGTGAAATCCTATCTGGCAGCGGCGGAAACGCTGAAGAAGGAATTTGGCGTGAGCGGAGAGCTGGGTCTCGCGGATCTGCTGACTCTGCCCGGAGTTATGGAGAACGGCGAGAGCGCCCTGGGCACATTGCCGGAGAATGGCGATTCTTTTCAAGAGCTGCTTGTAAACGGATTGGAAGAAAGCGTTAAAGCCCTGGTAGAAATGCGTGCCCGGGAAGGGCGTTTTTTGGCTGCTGACATTGTAGAACGGCTGAGCAGACTGGAGGAATTGCACGGCGCAATGAGCGCAATGGCTCCTGCCACCGTGATTGAATTCAGGGACAAGCTTCGGCAGCGGCTGGAAGCACTCCAAGACGGCACCCTCCCTTTTGACGAACATAAATTCGGAATGGAAATCGCTATTTTCGCAGACCGTTCCAATATCGATGAAGAGCTGACCCGTCTGCGCAGCCATTTTGAGCAGTGCAGGATTTTGCTGGCCAGCGGGGAGCCGATTGGCCGGAAACTGGATTTTCTCATTCAGGAGATGAACCGGGAAACGAATACGATCGGGTCCAAATGCAATCATGCCGGGATCAGCAGTTGCGTTGTTGAGATGAAGGCGGAGCTGGAGAAGATCCGCGAGCAGGCTGCCAATATGGAATAG
- the remA gene encoding extracellular matrix/biofilm regulator RemA — MAIKLINIGFGNIVSANRIISIVSPESAPIKRIIQEARDRHMLIDATYGRRTRAVIITDSDHVILSAVQPETVAHRLSSKDDDNDE; from the coding sequence ATGGCAATCAAACTCATCAACATCGGCTTTGGGAATATAGTATCGGCCAATCGGATTATTTCCATAGTCAGCCCGGAGTCGGCTCCGATCAAGCGGATTATCCAGGAAGCGAGAGACCGGCATATGCTGATCGACGCAACCTATGGAAGACGCACCCGTGCAGTCATCATTACGGACAGCGATCATGTCATACTGTCGGCCGTTCAGCCGGAGACCGTGGCCCACAGGCTGTCCAGTAAAGATGATGATAATGACGAATAA